A region from the Sphaerodactylus townsendi isolate TG3544 linkage group LG01, MPM_Stown_v2.3, whole genome shotgun sequence genome encodes:
- the YPEL5 gene encoding protein yippee-like 5: MGRIFLDHIGGTRLFSCANCDTILTNRSELISTRFTGATGRAFLFNKVVNLQYSEVQDRVMLTGRHMVRDVSCKNCNSKLGWIYEFATEDSQRYKEGRVILERALVRESEGFEEHVPSDNS, translated from the exons ATGGGTCGGATTTTCTTGGATCATATTGGTGGCACTCGGCTGTTTTCCTGTGCCAACTGTGACACAATCTTGACTAACCGCTCAGAGCTCATATCTACCCGTTTCACAGGGGCTACAGGACGAGCCTTCCTTTTTAACAAG GTGGTAAATTTGCAGTACAGTGAAGTGCAGGACCGGGTGATGCTCACTGGCCGCCACATGGTTCGTGATGTGAGCTGCAAGAACTGCAACAGCAAGCTAGGCTGGATCTATGAATTTGCCACTGAAGACAGCCAGCGCTATAAGGAAGGCCGTGTGATCTTGGAAAGAGCTTTGGTCCGAGAGAGTGAAGGTTTCGAGGAGCATGTTCCGTCTGATAATTCCTGA